One Fibrobacter sp. UWH4 genomic region harbors:
- a CDS encoding ABC transporter permease, with product MEKNLYAVEAFLPESLDADSLRVIQDRLEHTKHVDSVVFVSADSALADFRRHFSGEMLDLVEGNPIPPFFRVTLDENSKDPATLAELRNALAREDYFEEVQAPVEWVEKIAAWKFRMVFWPICISVLLLFILSLIICNSVRLSLFSRRLLVENMKYAGGSHFFIEFPFVMQGVVQGVVGSGLAVLLVATVVRSVADAFPIVAANLAGFGLALAVVVLLVTVLSGYFSFRTVRGFLSVKRGEQE from the coding sequence ATGGAAAAGAACCTCTATGCGGTGGAGGCTTTTTTGCCGGAATCGTTGGATGCCGATTCGCTTCGCGTTATTCAGGACCGCCTGGAACATACCAAGCACGTGGATTCGGTGGTCTTTGTCAGCGCTGATTCCGCACTGGCGGATTTCCGCAGGCATTTCTCGGGAGAGATGCTTGACCTTGTAGAAGGCAACCCCATTCCGCCCTTTTTCAGGGTGACCCTGGATGAAAACAGCAAGGATCCTGCGACCTTGGCCGAGCTGAGAAACGCTCTTGCCCGAGAGGATTACTTTGAAGAGGTGCAGGCCCCGGTCGAATGGGTTGAAAAGATTGCCGCCTGGAAATTCCGTATGGTTTTCTGGCCGATATGCATCAGCGTACTTCTGCTGTTTATCCTTTCGCTCATTATCTGCAATTCGGTACGCCTTTCCCTGTTCTCCAGGAGATTGTTGGTCGAGAACATGAAGTATGCGGGCGGAAGTCATTTCTTTATTGAGTTTCCGTTTGTGATGCAGGGCGTTGTCCAGGGAGTCGTTGGCTCCGGACTTGCTGTGTTGCTTGTGGCGACCGTGGTCCGTTCGGTGGCGGACGCATTCCCGATTGTGGCGGCGAATCTGGCGGGGTTCGGCCTTGCGCTTGCCGTCGTTGTTTTGTTGGTGACCGTGTTGTCGGGGTATTTCAGTTTCCGTACCGTGCGCGGTTTCCTTTCGGTCAAGCGTGGCGAACAGGAATAA